The sequence GTTTTTATTTTTTTTCGTATTTTTTCATATCAAAATATTTTAAAAAGGTTATTAAAAAATTAAATTAAGCTTAAAGGGTGAATATTTACCAATTAACGCCGTAAAGACCCTAGCTTTAGGAGAAAATATCTCATGAAACTTACTGCAACCATTTGAATAACAAGCGCCAAATCCAACGAACCGCCCACATAAATATTATACGCTATTTGACTAGATCGCTAGCATCCATTTAAAAAGGAATAGATTGTTATATCAAAGCACTATGAGCATAGCATGGACTTTATAAATAAAGCGTCAAAACCATTATTTTAAGCTCCTAAAAGCTTCAAATAATACTCATAAGCTTCTTTGATGCCTTGCTCTAAAGAGATTTCTAATTCCCATTTTAAAGCCTTTTGTTTGGAAATATCCATAAGTTTTTGCTGCATGCCCACCGGCTTAGACAAGTCTTTAACAAACACGCCTTTATAGTCTAAAACCTGAGCGACCATTTCATAATACTCTTCAATGCTATAATCCACGCCAGAGCCTACATTCATCACGCTAGGGATTTGAGCGATATTATCATAAGCTAGAGCAATAAATCGGGCTAAATCTTTAGCGTTTAGATATTCTCTTCTAGCGGTTCCATCGCCCCACATCACAAAATTTTTTTCGCCCTTTAATTTGGCGGTGTGCATCCTAGAAATAAGCCCTGGTATCATGTGCGCTATTTTTTCTTCAAATTTGTCAAACTCTCCATAAAGGTTGCAAGGCACTAAGGTTTTATAAAAAACGCCCTTTTCAGCGCTCACATATTCGCAATATTTCATCACAGAGAGTTTGGCTAAAGCGTAGCCTTCATTGGTTGGCTCTAAAGAGCCGTTTAACAAATCGCTCTCTTTTAAAGGGTTAGGGGCGAATTTAGGATAAGCACAAGAGCTCGCTAAATTGATGGCTTTTTTGATACCCAAATCTAAAGCGCTAGAAAAGAGATACAAGCCCATGAGCAAGTTTTCAACCATGTAAGCTGAAAGATCGTTCATGTTAGCGACAATGCCCCCCACTCTCCCAGCACAATGGATAATGCCTATCGGCTTGTATTCTTTCAAATAGGCTTGAACATTGTCTTTGTCTAGCAGGTTTAATTCGCTTCTTTTAGGGGTGAGTAAAGTGATATCAGGCTTATTTTTTTTAAAATACAACGCCGTGTTTTGCCCCACCATGCCATAGGCACCGGTGATTAAAATAATCTCATTCATAAAAATTCCTTAAAGTATAGCCCCCATCTTGTAAGTAAAAGTTTTTCTGGCATTCGCTTAAATCATGCTCTAACATGTCCTTAACCAACTCTTTCAAATCGTATTCTCTCACCCAGCCTAGCTCTTTCTCAGCCTTAGTGGGATCGCCTAAGAGCAAATCCACTTCAGTAGGCCTAAAGTAGCGTTCATCTATACGCACCACGATTTTGCCTGTTTTTAAATGGCTTAAGTTTAGATTTAAAGTGTTCGCTCTTTTTTCATCAATACTTTCAATCAAACCAATTTCTTTAATCCCTGTATTTTGAAATTCTAAATTGATACCGATAAATTCAAAGCTCATTTTCACAAAATCGCGCACGCTTGTGGTTTTTCCTGTGGCGATCACATAGTCTTGCGGAGTGGGCGCTTGGAGCATTAAATGCATCATTTTCACATAATCTTTGGCATGCCCCCAGTCTCTTTTAGCATCTAAATTCCCTAAATACAAGCAATCCGTTAAATTATACGCTATCGCGCTTGCGGCTCGTGTGATTTTACGAGTGACAAAAGTTTCGCCTCTCACCCTACTTTCATGGTTAAAAAGAATGCCATTAACCGCAAACAAGTTATAGGCTTCTCTGTAATTTTTAGTGATGTAAAAGGCATACATTTTAGCGACCGCATAGGGGCTTCGTGGGTTAAAGGGGGTGTTTTCATTTTGTGGGGTTTCTAAGACCTCACCATACAATTCGCTCGTGCTGGCTTGGTAGAATCGTGTTTTATTTTCTAGCCCTAAAATCCGCATGGACTCTAAAATCCTTAGCGTGCCAATACCATCAGCGTTAGCGGTGTATTCTGGGGTTTCAAAAGAGACTTTTACATGGCTTTGTGCGGCTAAATTATAAATCTCTGTAGGCTTTGTGGTGGCGATCAAATGGATAAGATTAGAGCTGTCTGTCATATCCCCATAGTGTAAGAAAAAACGCCTTTTGTGTTCGCTGTGCAAATCTTCATACAGATGATCGATCCTAGAAGTGTTGATACTAGAAGAGCGCCTTTTTAGCCCATGCACTTCATAGCCTAAATTCAGCAAGTATTCAGTCAGATAGCTCCCATCTTGACCGGTAACCCCAGTGATTAAAGCGATTTTTTCTTTCATTATTGTCCTTTATTTACTCGGATTTTGTCTGTTAAAATCATCATCAACCCTTACAATATCGTCTTCACCGACATACTCGCCCACTTGGACTTCTATGATAATTAAAGGGATTTTGCCATAATTAGCCAAGCGGTGCAAGGTGTTTTTAGGGATATAAGTGGATTCATTGGCTTGCAATTCAAACAATTGATAATCTAATTCCACGCTCGCCATCCCACTAATCACCACCCAATGTTCGCTCCTATGGAAATGCTTTTGTAAAGAAAGCCTAGCGTTTGGTTTGACTTCTAAAATCTTAACCTTATAGCAACCGCTCTCATGCAAGACTTCATAACTCCCCCAAGGGCGATACACTTTAGTGTGCGTTTGCAATAATTCCTGGTTGTGTGTTTCTATCTCGCTCACTAAAGCTTTTAAATCCTTAGCCTTGTCTTTATGGGCGACTAAAAGAGCGTCTTTAGTGTCAATGATTGCTAAATTCCCAACCCCTAAAAGAGCACTGACTTTATGAGAAAAGATTAAATTATTCTCGCTTTCTTTAGCAAAAACGGGCGTTTGATTCAAGCTGACATTTTCTTTAGATCCGTTAGCTGTTTCTTCAAAAAGAGCGTTAAAATTCCCTAAATCGCTCCACTTAGCGTTCAATTCTACCATTTTGATTTTATGGCTTTGTTGCATTAAGGCTATATCAACGCTCACATCCTCTAGATCTTGCATGCTCTCCACACTCAAGCGTGCAATCTTTTTGCCAAAAAAATGCGTGTTTTCTAGCGATTCAAACGCCCTTTCACACCCCTTTAAAACATTAGGGGCATGTTTTTTCAATTCCTCTAAAAAAACGCCCGCTTGAAAAACAAACATGCCACTATTGAAATAAAACCCTCCATTTTGTTGGAACTCTATCGCTTTTTCTAACCTTGGCTTTTCAATGAATCGTTTGACATCTAAAGCGTTAGGACTTTCAATATACCCAAACTCCGTGTTAGGCTTTTCAATGCTCACGCCAAAAGTAACTAAAAAGCCTTTTTTGGCTAAATCAATCGCTTTTTGCATCGCATTTTCATACGCTTGAATGTCTTTAATCAAATGATCGCTTGGCGTAACGATGAGCAAATCTTCTTTATCGCTCATTAAAGCACTCAAACTAATGGCATTAGCAGTATTTTTACTCAAACTCTCCAATAAAAAACCCACGCTTTTATTTTGGATTTCGCCCTCTATTTCTTCTAGGGCTAAAAAATAATGCTTTTCATTGCACACGATCAACGTTTCATCTACTAAGGGAGTGTTTCTTTTAAAACTCAACTCAAACAGGCTTTTATGATCAAAAAGCTTTAAAAATTGCTTAGGGTATAGGCTACGGCTCAAAGGCCATAGGCGTTTGCCACTCCCCCCACTCAGTAAGATATGTTTGATTTTCATGGGCTTTCTTGTCATGCTCTCTTTTGCTTTTAGGGTTATTATAGCGTTTTTAACACAGCATTTATCACTTCAAAAACTCAGCGATGACTTCATTGTCTCTGGGTATAGGGAAGAAAATGTCAGTATTAGGCGAAATGAATACCCTACTCCCCTCTCTAATGATAACAATGGGGGCGATTTTGCTCTTGTCTCTCAAAATTTGATTGACCACTTGATTGATCCCCATACCGCTTTGCCTCATCAATTGCAATAAAAGATAATCCCCAAAGAAATTAGTCGTCTCTTCTTTATTGCCTTTGTTGTTTAAAGCGGAAGTGATCCCAATCAACAAGCCGTTAGTGAGCGTAGAAAGCAATAAAGGCACGCCATAGCGTTGAAAATTCCTTTCAATCAATTCCCCCACTAATCCGTTATAGCCTTTAATGTCCGCCCCTTTAGCGTTAGTGAGCATGATATTGATGCCATGGGGGGTGATGATGCGACTCCACACAATATCCAAGCGGTATTCGCCCATTTTGTTATTGTTGCTGTAATAACCTATAACTTTAGAGCCTTTAGGGATTAAAACAGCCTTGCCCATGCTCGCAAAAATATCGCTCTCCACTTGTGCAATGACTTTACCAGCGATCTGGCTAGAAATAGGCGTGATCAAAAAAGCGGGTATCATTTTATCCGCTGTAATGGTGCGTAAAAGCCTGTTTTCATTAGTGGCAATGTCTTTTTCTTTAAGGTTAGTAAAGCCATCGATCCCTTTAGGGTTATCCATTGGGAAAATCAAGTTTTCTTCGTAATTTTTAGGGCTTTGTTTAAAAGGAGTGATGCGAGCGGCTAATAAATCTAATTGTTTTAAAGAAACGTCTTTTTTAGTTGGTTTTGTTTGAGGCTCTATGGGAGGATTGTTGGGTTCTTTAGTTTCTTCTTTAGGAATATTCATTTTTTGGGCGTTTAAGGTTTTGAGAGCGACTTCTAGTTGGTGCTGTAAGGCTTTTATAGTAGCGTCTTTGGAGCTTTCTGTATGGGTTGGTTGTAAGCTTGGAGTGAAAGTGTAATCTTGTAGGGGGTATTTCACCTCATCATCATTTAAAAGAGTGGGTTGGTTGTTTAAGGGGGCTTTTGGCTTTTGGTGGTAGATTAAAGAGGTTGTTACAATCGTTATAAAACCCCCTACAACAATAAGTGCCCCCTTGAGCCACTTATTCATCTCTACCCTTTTTTATAAAACGGATACACAAATAGCCCTTACCCAACCTTAAAGTCCATTTAGCCGAAACATCTTCAGCGATAATATAATCGCCCACAATCCTTGTATTCACTGGGTTATCATAGCCATCAACGACCTTATAAATCACTGGGAATTTAGAGAGCGCTAATCTTTTGTCAAATTTGAAATAAGTGAATTGTTTGTCGTTAAAAATTTCTTTAGGCATTAAAGAGAGTTTGGATTTTTTAGAGCATAGCCACAAACAATACCATTTCCTTTGAGAGCTTTTTAAAGCCTTATAGCCTTTTTGAATATCTTTTTTAACGATTTTCATCGCATTGGTGTTATCACCAATAGTTATGATCTCTTCTTCTTTGGTTTCTTTGGTTTCTTTTAAGGGTTTGTTATTGTTTTCGGCTGTATTTTCAGCTATATTCCCTTTTTTAGGCTTGATGAAAGCGTTAGAATAATAATTCTTATCTTCTATAAAAACCTGTAAATTAGGGTGTTTGGAGCTAGTGAAAGTGGTAGAAAACACATAGAAAGAAAAAATCTTACCCTCACTATCAATCACGCTGATATTAGAATCCACGCCAATTTGTAAAGGCTTGATGAGCAAAATATGATCATTGCTTTCTAATATTTTTGCATCAAAGCCCACCTTATCCCCTAAAACAAAATCGCTAATAGGTTTTGAAAAAAACAATAAAGTTGCCATCGCATAGCGCAAGCGGATCTTATAAGTTTGCCCTTGAAAGTAATCAATATTCAAAGTGTTAGACATTTTTGAGCGGTTTTTATTAAAAAAACTCCCTTGAATGGCGTTTAAATCTTGCATGGGGTGGTTTAAATTCGTGAGGGCTTTTTCGTTAGTTTCTTCTAAAAAATCATCGGCCCTTAAAGCGCTAAAAACAAACGCAAGAATAAATAAAAATCTTTGCATCAATCGCTCTTATTTCTAGGTGCAATTTCGGTGATGCTATAGCGAGTAACTTTAAAGCCGGTAGGGTTTTTAGGCATGGAAGCGTAATCAAAATCCGGAGTGTCAAAAAGATAACTCAGCACGATTTTATAACGCTTTTCATACACCAATTTGTTTTCATTCAAGAGTTTGGCGGCAATGGACACGCTTGCAATGGGGTTATTGTCTTGCTGATAAATCGCAATATTGACGATATGGACTTCTCTTTCTAAGTGGCTTTGTGCATAAATGCTGTTGTTGGTTTTAATCAAATCTTCAAAGCGCTGCCACACTTTAGCGTTGCTTTGTAAACGCACCAATTCATAGCGCGACTTATCGTCAATGCGATTAATGCTCTCTCTGTTTAACACATACGCCCCAATCAGTGAGCGAGCCAAGGCTTCATTGCTAGAAATGCTTTTATCCGCTCTTTGGATAATGGCGTAATGCTTGTCTTGATTTAAAAAATCCACGAAATGGTGTTCGGTTTTTTGTAAGGGTAGAAGGCTGATTAAAACGATCGCTAAAACAAGAGCGATAAAACTCATCAAACCTAAAAGTTTGTAAGCGATTTTCAAGCGGTTTCTCTCCAACCTAAACACGCTTTGCATGTCCAAATCATTCACCGAAAAACTAGAGAGCTTGTTTTCTAAATGCTTTTCTTGGTGGCTTAAAAGCTCTTCTAAAAAAGCCAATTGCTCGCTGTTGAAAGGCTTTTCTTTCATGCAAGGTTTAATCCGTTTTCATATAGTTTTTCATGCATCTTTTCATGCAATGCACAAGGGCTTTTTTTCATCTCATGCACCTTGCTTGTGCAACCAATAAGCACCAACCCCACCAATAATAAAAAAATTTTCATTATATTCTCATTTATTTAATTTTATTTAAATTTCATGCTTTGGATTTATTGTATCCTTTTTAACCTTTTTTTGCTTGAAATTTGGAATTTTTACATCCAATCGGGTGGTTTCTACCTTGAATGTGGGGGAATGCGTTTCCTTTTCTTTAGAGACGCTTTCGCTTGTAGAAGTAGAGACGCTAGAGAGAGCAGTAGTAACAGGTGGGGTAGTAACATATTGCAAAGAAGTGAGAGCGTTTTGGCTCATGTTAGTGCCCAGATTTGTAGCGAGTTTGTAAGTTTCTTTAAGGCTATTTTGCACCCTAAACAAAGCGTTGATGAAAAAAGGCACGCCTATGATAAAAACGCAACACAAAAATAACGCCACCACCAATAAAAGGCTCAAGTCTTGTTGTTCCTGCATGCGAGCGTCCATTAGGGCTTTAGTTACAGACACATTCAAAAACCCAACCAATAACAAAAAAGGCTTGTAAAACCCAAGGGCTAGGCATTTTTTAAGGCATACAAACACAACGCTCCTCCAGGTTTTAAAAAACCCAAACGCTAAAAACAGTGCCCCTAAAGAGCACCACACATGCACTTCCAAATACACTAAAATAATAATCGCAAACAGCACGCTCAAAAAAAGCGCTTGCAAAACGCTTAAAAAAAGCCAAACAGATATTTCACTATGACTCAAATCGCTGATAAAGCTAAGGGCATAAAACCCATGATTGAAAATAAAATCTAATGAAAGCGTGTGGCTAGAAAAATGATTCAAGCTTTGAGAAAGGGCATGGGTAACCATATTAGGCAAAATAAAAATAGCGTTTTGAAAAAATTCATAAAAATGCAAAGGATTTTTCAAAGCGTAGTTAAAAAGCACAAAAAACCCCACAAACAATAACGCCTCTAAAATCGTGCTAACGCTAAAGAAATTCTGCTCTTTCAAACTTTTATAAGCAAAGAACATGAACGCCAAAGCGACCGCGCTATTAAACACGAATTGTGCATGCAAAGTGTAGAGAAAAAATTCAGCAAAACGCCCTAAAATCGCCGTGAGCGGTGTGATAAACCAAGAAAGAATAATTTCATAAGCGTCATTTTTCATCAATGTTTCAACGCGCTTTAATGTAAAATTCAAAGCCTTTACGCAACACCAACAATTCAATTTTAGGTGCACTCAATGCTTCTCTTAAAGCTTTTTGATTGAAGGCTACATCTTTACGATTCACCCATAAAATCCTATCCCCAAGCTTTAAAAAATCCAAGCCTTTGGGTAAATGACTGCCTATTTTAGTGATTACAAAACGCTCATCTAAAGCGATATTATAGCGTTCTAAAAAAGTGTCTTTGAGTAAAAACCCCCCATAACGCTTATTGACTTTAAGCGTTACTTCTTTGATTTGGCGGTTCCGCTTGATTTTCACTCTAACAAGGCTTTGGTATTTGAGATTGCTCACTACCCATTCAAACTCCGCTAACGAATGGATTTTTTGATCATTGATCGCTATGATTTCATCGTTTTTTAAAAAAGGGTTTTTGGGGAAAAAGGGATCAAATTGCACTACCACTAAACGCTTATGATATTCTTCTAAACGCACCCCAATATCCCCATAATAAGGCTCTTTTTGGCTTAAAAAACGCTTGATAAATTTTGTTTCTATAAAACCATTCCCCCCTACCCCTAGCCCTAACATTTGATAGCAAATATTGCTAATGACACCATTTTTTTGAATCGCTTGCGAAATGCGAGCGTAATGGTTATAGCCTTTTTGCTTAGAGAGTAATTGCACTTCTGTGACTTGGTTTGCCCCCACGCTAGCCATAGGTCTTGTGAGAGCGTTTTTATCTAAATCCCTTAAAGTATAAGCGTAAGCACTTGGTGCACTTTGCAACAAATACAACCCTATAAAAGGATCGGATTTGATGACTTTGGCATGTTTAGGGTAGGTTTTAGAATAATATAAATACACGCCTTTAGGCAACTCTTTTAAAGCCACACCCCCTTTTTGAAGACTGGCTTTTTGAAAAAATGCCTGACAATGCTTGAAATCATAAGCCCCTAAGCCATTCACAAAAAACAATAGAACAATAAGGGCTTTGCAAAGCATCACAATTTGGCAAAATTCCCCAACATACTAAAAGCTAAATTTTTTCTGTTTTCTTCTACGGATTTATACCCATCATTCAAAGCGCTCATCAAATAGATTTGCATCGCTTCTTTATCTTCTAACAGGCTGTCATCAATTTGCAAATCCACTAACTCCCCCACCCCATTAAAACTCACGCTCACCATTCCCCCACCGCTTTTGGAAGTGTAAATCGTATCTTTATTCTTTTCTTCTAATTGAGAAAATTCTTTTTTCACGCCGTCTAATAACCCACTCAATTGACTAAAATCCATATCTAACCTTTTATTTTTCTAAAATTTCATTTTTTTCATTGACTAACACAATGCACGGCTTGTGCACATTCATTTCATCTTCATTCATGCTCGCATAAGCTAAAATGATCACCACATCGCCTATGGCTACCTTTCTCGCTGCTGCACCATTGACGCAAATTTCGCCCCTTTTTTTCCCTAAAATCACATAGGTACTGAAGCGTTCGCCGTTATTGATATTGACGATTTCTACTTTCATACCCTCTCTGAGTTTAGCGAGCTTGGCTAAATTTTCATCTATGGTGATCGAGCCCACATAGTTGAGGTTAGCATCTGTGATAGTCGCTCTGTGGATTTTGCTATAAAGCATTTCAAAAGTCATTTTCTTTCACCTTTTGTGCACGCTTGATTTCTTTTAAAACCAATTGATTGTTTTCCAACAAGCAAGCGATCTTACAAGGTTTTTTAAACGATTGTAAGAGCAGCATGTCGCTTAATTTTGTTTTGATTTCATGATAGATGATTTTTTTAATTTCTCTCGCCCCCAAAGTCGTTTGATAGCTCTTTTGCACGATAAATTTCACCGCTTCTTTATGGAAATTTAAGGTTATACCTTGCTCTAGCACCAAAGCTTTTAACTCATTCAATTCCACCCAAACAATGCGTTCAAAATCCTCCAAACTCAGCGCTCTAAATGGCACAATCGCATCAATCCTGGAGCGTAATTCAGGGGTTAAAAGCTCTTTAATGGCTCTATCATACTTAGTGTTTTTAGCACTAAAAAACCCTAGCGTATCCTTATCCTTACTCCCCACATTTGAAGTCATAATCAATATCACATGTTTAAAACTCGCTTTATTGCCTAGATTATCGCTCAAAGTGGCGTTATCCATCACTTGCAACAACAAATCATACACATCGGTGTGGGCTTTTTCTATCTCATCTAAAAGCAACAAACAATGCGGGTGTTTTTTGATCGCATTCACCAATAACCCCCCTTGTTCAAACCCCACATAACCGCTAGGGCTACCAATAAGCTTTGCCACGCTATGGGCTTCTTTGTATTCGCTCATGTCAAAGCGTTCAAAATGCAAACCCAAATTCAAGGCCAATTCTTTAGCCAACTCTGTTTTCCCCACCCCACTAGGTCCCACGAATAAAAAGCTCCCCACAGGCTTATTTTTAGAAGAAAGCCCACAATGTTGGATTTTAATCGCATTACTGATGAGATTGATCGCTTGTGTTTGGGCGACAATCTTATTTTTTAGCGATTTTTCCAAGTTTCTTAAAAGGGCTTTTTTATCGCCACTCAAACGCATTTTAGGGATTTTAAGCTTTAGAGCGAGCGCTTCTTGCACATCATCAACGCTGATTTTTTTACCTTTTTTGGGGTTAATCTTTTTCCTTGATCCCACCTCATCTAGTAATTCAATCGCCTTATCCGGCAAAAATTTATCATGTATGTAGTAACTCGTCAAGTCCACGCATGCCTTAAACACGCTCTCATCATAACGCACCTGGTGGTGCTCTTCATAAAGGGGGGCAATCTTTTTTAAAATCAAATAGCACGCTTCTTTAGTGGGCTCTTCAACTTTCACTACCGAAAAGCGCCTGTTTAAAGCCTTGTCTTTTTCAAACACGCTACGGTATTCTTCAAAAGTGGTCGCCCCCAAACATTTCAAACTCCCATCCGTTAAAAGCGGTTTTAGCATGTTTGCTGCATCTAAAGTCCCTGCACTACTGCTCCCTGCACCTAAAAGGGTGTGGATTTCATCAATGAATAAAATGACACGACCGTTTTGTTGGATCTCTTTAATCGTTTTTTTCAGGCGTTTTTCAAAATCCCCTCTGTACTTCGCCCCAGCCACCATTAAAGCTAAATCTAAAGAATAAATTTCATATTCTTGCAAAAATTCTGGCACTTCTTTGTGGGCGATTTTTAGGGCTAAAGCTTCAGCGATAGCGGTTTTGCCTACCCCTGCTTCGCCAATTAAAAGCGGATTATTTTTTTTGCGGCACCCTAAAATTTCTATGACCCTTAAAATCTCTTTTTCTCTCCCAATGACCGGATCTAAAGCGTTATCTTGGGCTAAAGCGCTCAAATTTTTAGCGTATTTTTTTAGGGCGTTATTTTTGGGCGTTTCCTCTTGGTTGGCGTTCGTCTCGCTAGAAATATCAAGATCCAATAAAGCAGACTTGAAATACAAACGAGTGATGCCAAAACTATCCATGAGCTTCGAAGCGTAGCAATCGGCGTATTCTAGGATAAAAATCAACAATTCTTCCACGCCCACGCTCTCTAAATAGCTCACACGCAGTTTTTTAAACACCCTTGCTAATACGGGGCTTCTGTCTGGGACTTTGGTCGGATCATTTTTTAAAGGGATATATTGTTGCAAATAGTCTTTAAGGATTTGCCCCATTTTGTGGTATTCATCTTCTTCTAAAGTGTTAAAGATCCTTACCCCAATCTCATGCTCTAATACGGCTAATAGCACATGCTCTGTGGTGCAAAGGGCATGGTTGAATTCTAGGGCTAAATCTAAAGAATGGGATAATACCTCATTTAAATCTTTATTGAATTTATCCATTATCTTATCTCTTGCACCATTAATCTTAAAGGGAATTTTAACGCTCTGGCTTTATCCCTCACGCATACCGCTTTATATATGGCAATTTCATAAGGATAGACGCCACAAACCCCATCGCCATTATGGTGGATGCTTAACATGAGATCTTGGGCCTCTTCTAAAGACTTGTCAAAAACATCCCTCAAAGTAGAGATCACAAACTCAGCTTTCGTAACAGGGTCATTGAGCATGATCACTCCTGACATGGTGGGGATGGGTATTTTATAGATTTTCATGCTATTTGGCGATCATTACAGAGATACTAGATTGCTCAACCAAACGGTTTTGGTTTGAACTAAACAAACGATACAACAAATTAGACTCACTCGCTCCGATCAACAACAAATCATAATCCTTCTCCATCTCTAAAACCACATCCACTAAATCACCACTTTTTAAAACGCTCTCGCATTCTATATTTTCCTTTTTGAAAGCGTCTTCAAATTGCTTTAATAA comes from Helicobacter acinonychis and encodes:
- a CDS encoding AAA family ATPase; this encodes MDKFNKDLNEVLSHSLDLALEFNHALCTTEHVLLAVLEHEIGVRIFNTLEEDEYHKMGQILKDYLQQYIPLKNDPTKVPDRSPVLARVFKKLRVSYLESVGVEELLIFILEYADCYASKLMDSFGITRLYFKSALLDLDISSETNANQEETPKNNALKKYAKNLSALAQDNALDPVIGREKEILRVIEILGCRKKNNPLLIGEAGVGKTAIAEALALKIAHKEVPEFLQEYEIYSLDLALMVAGAKYRGDFEKRLKKTIKEIQQNGRVILFIDEIHTLLGAGSSSAGTLDAANMLKPLLTDGSLKCLGATTFEEYRSVFEKDKALNRRFSVVKVEEPTKEACYLILKKIAPLYEEHHQVRYDESVFKACVDLTSYYIHDKFLPDKAIELLDEVGSRKKINPKKGKKISVDDVQEALALKLKIPKMRLSGDKKALLRNLEKSLKNKIVAQTQAINLISNAIKIQHCGLSSKNKPVGSFLFVGPSGVGKTELAKELALNLGLHFERFDMSEYKEAHSVAKLIGSPSGYVGFEQGGLLVNAIKKHPHCLLLLDEIEKAHTDVYDLLLQVMDNATLSDNLGNKASFKHVILIMTSNVGSKDKDTLGFFSAKNTKYDRAIKELLTPELRSRIDAIVPFRALSLEDFERIVWVELNELKALVLEQGITLNFHKEAVKFIVQKSYQTTLGAREIKKIIYHEIKTKLSDMLLLQSFKKPCKIACLLENNQLVLKEIKRAQKVKENDF
- a CDS encoding ATP-dependent Clp protease adaptor ClpS, which codes for MKIYKIPIPTMSGVIMLNDPVTKAEFVISTLRDVFDKSLEEAQDLMLSIHHNGDGVCGVYPYEIAIYKAVCVRDKARALKFPLRLMVQEIR
- a CDS encoding universal stress protein, translating into MNILFGISDTQECYNAIKFAIKFAHSLKEVRFTLLHVSMEVFIYSESGMMDYGQTEALEEEKAKILLKQFEDAFKKENIECESVLKSGDLVDVVLEMEKDYDLLLIGASESNLLYRLFSSNQNRLVEQSSISVMIAK